CCACACAGAAGTTCTGCACCGTCTGGAAGAACCGGAAAAACTGGTAGCTCTCAAAAGCATCCTGCACATCGCCAAAGATCTCCGTCATGCGGTGCAGCATGTAGCGATCTAGCTCCGGCAGCTGGTCATAAGGAACGGCATCCTTAGCTGGGTCAAAGTCATACAGGTTGCCCAGCAGGAACCGAGCCGTGTTGCGGATCTTGCGGTAGACATCGCTCAACTGCTTGAGGATGTTTTTACCCAGAGGCACATCCGAAGAATAATCAACCGACGACACCCACAGCCGCAGCACGTCCGCCCCGTAGGGTGGCTCTTGCTTCTGGTTTTTCCCGCCCTCGATCACAATGCGAGGATCGACCACGTTGCCCAGAGACTTGCTCTGCTTGCGGCCCTGCTCGTCTAGCACAAAGCCGTGGGTCAGCACCTGCTTATAGGGAGCTTGGCCGTGGGTAGCCACGCTGGTTAATAGGCTCGATTGGAACCAGCCCCGGTGCTGATCCGACCCTTCCAAATACAGATCCACAGGGTAGTGCAGCTCAGCTCGCTGCTCTGCCACCGCTGCCCAGGATGAACCTGAGTCAAACCACACGTCCATTGTGTCAGTACCCTTGCGGTAGGCGCGGCCATTGCTGCGGTAGGGTTCTGGCAGCAGCTCCGACTCGGGCCGTTCCCACCAAATGTCAGAGCCATGCTCGGCAAAGAGCTGCTGCACATGGGCAATTGTCTCTGCATTGAGCAACGGTTCACCCGTCTCTTCGTCGTAAAACACCGGAATCGGCACGCCCCAGCTGCGCTGACGCGAGATACACCAGTCAGAGCGATCAGCCACCATTGACGTGATCCGGTTCTCGCCCTGCGCCGGAATCCACTCGACCGTCTTGATCGCCTGCAGCGCCTCATCCCGGAAGCCCTCAACCGAGGCAAACCACTGCTCAGTCGCTCGGAAAATTGTCGGCTTTTTGGTGCGCCAGTCGTAGGGATATTTGTGGGGATAAGGCTCGTGCTTCAGCAGCGATCCGGCCTTTTCCATCGCCTCGATCACCGCTGGGTTGGCATCTTTGAGCACGTTTAGGCCCTCAAACTGCCCAGCTTCAGCAGTCATGTTGCCGCGCTCGTCCACCGGAGAGAGCACTGGCAGCCCGTAGCGCTGCCCCACCCTAAAGTCTTCTTCTCCATGTCCAGGCGCAGTGTGCACCAGGCCCGTCCCCGACTCAGTCGTAACGTAGTCACCCCCGATCAAAATGGGGCTGACCCGGTCAAACAGCGGGTGCCGGTAGGTAGAGTGCTCTAAGGCAGCGCCTTTGAGTTCAGCTTTCACCGTCAGGCCCGTTCCCAAAACCTGGGTCATGCGCTCTACTAGATCTTTGGCGATGATCAGGTAGCGGAAGGGGTGAGCCGATTCGACTTCAACTACGGCATAGGTGAGGTCGGGGTTAACCGCCACCGCCAGGTTCGCCGGAATGGTCCAGGGCGTCGTTGTCCAGATGGCTACGCCCAATTCAGCCAGGTACGGCTCCAGTGCCGCCTTAGCGGTATCAGACGCGCTCACCATTGGAAACGCTGCGTAGATACTGGGGGAGATGTGGCCTTCGGGGTACTCCAACTCAGCCTCAGCTAGAGCCGTTTGCGATGACGGGCTCCAGTGGACAGACTTGAGACCCCGGTAGATGTAGCCTTTCAGGTACATCTCACCAAATACGCCGATCTGAGCCGCTTCGTATTCGGGCTTGAGGGTGAGGTAAGGCTGTTCCCAGTCGCCCCACACCCCGTAGCGCTTGAAGCTGTCTCGCTGCTCGTCAATGGCTTGAAGCGCAAAGGCAGCCGCTTTGCGGCGCAGGTTGATTGGGGTAAGCCCTTGCCGCTCTTTAGAATCCATTGCCTGCAAGACCTTCAGCTCAATCGGCAGGCCGTGGCAGTCCCAACCAGGGACGTAGCGCACCTTGCGGCCCTGGAGCAGCTGATACTTATTAATCGTGTCCTTCAGAATTTTGTTCATGGCGTGGCCAATGTGCAGGCTACCGTTGGCGTAGGGCGGGCCATCGTGCAGCACAAACAGGTCGCCGGGGTTTTCCTGTGCCAGCTTTTCGTAAATCTGATGATCTGCCCAGTACTTCTGAATCTCAGGCTCTCGCTTGGTGGAGTTGGCCCGCATGTCAAAGGCGGTCTGAGGCAGCAGAACGGTTTCTTTGTAGCTCTTGGTGTCTGTCACAGCTGGAAGGACAACGATTACAAGATGTATCTATATAAGGGTAGGTCAGGTTTGCGCTTAATGGCAGTATCCGCCCTGAGGTTTTGGTAATTGCCTAAAGCTCTCGTTCTTAGCCGTAAGGCTTTGCCACTTGATTTTTGTGACTTGCAGGGGCCAAGATCCCCGGGTTCTTCTGCGCTAGTGCAGTTCAACTTCTAGCACCCAAAAAGAACCCGGGGATCTGCAGGTGGGGATCCTCAGGGTTTAGATCCCAAGGTTTACGGATACTCAGAGTGATAGATTAGCCCGGAGGTTGAGAAACCGGGTTTCTTCTAGCAACAAACATATTTTGATTTGCTAGAGGAGAAACCCGGTTTCTGATAGATCGATTAGGGAGAGGGGGCAAGTGCGATCGCATCTCCCGCTTTTTCCTTGTTTGGGCCTTCTGCCTGCGTGTTTACGTGGGAAAAAGGTGAGTCAGGCATGTAAACAATCAGGTCAAACCAGAATGTGGTGCCCACCCCGACCTCACTGACCAAGTGCACCTGGCTGCTGTGCTTTTCGATAATATTTTTGACGATTGACAAGCCCAGGCCAGTGCCCTCTAGGGTATGGACCCGGTTCTCTACCCGAAAGAAGCGATCGAAAATAGCCTGCTGATCTTCAGGGGCAATGCCGATGCCCGTATCGGAAACCTCAATTCGAATGCTGCTGGAGCGACCATGCCCAGCTTCCAAGCAGGGCAGCGAGTAGGCCCGCAGCAAGACTTTCCCACCCGCTCGGGTAAATTTGAGCGCATTGCCCACCAAGTTGCCAAACACCTGCAGCAGCAAATCATAGTTGCCCAACACAGGCGGCAGATCTGGCTCGATTTCGTGGCCCAGTTCAATTTGCTTATCGCGGGCATTGAGCTGGTAGGTTCGCAGAATCTGCTCGACAGTCGGCACAACCTCCACCGAAGTGAGCGGGTACTGGCGGTTCGACTCTAGGCGCGAGAGATCGAGCACATCGTTGACCAGACGGGTAAGACGGTCGGTTTCGTGGTTGGCCGTTTCCAGAAATTCCTGCCGCTCGTGATCGCTGAGGTCTTCCCCGTACTCGTGCAGAGTTTCAATGAAAGATTTGATATTAAACAGCGGCGTTCTCAGCTCGTGGGAGACGTTGCTGATGAACTGGGCTTTGGCCTCGTTGAGGGCCACTTCGCGAGTAATGTCCTGCACTGTAATGGCAATGCCTTTGACGTTTTCTCGCGCCTGGTCTAGCACCGTATTGAGCAAAATCCGGATGGTGCGAACGCTGGGCTCATGTAGGGAAATGCGAAACTCCATGCCCTCTGACTGGCCTGCTACCGCCTGGAACAGGGGCCGGGTCAGCTGCACTCGCACTTCGCTGGGTAGGTGATCTAGTGCATTGCCCTGATCCAAATCCCGCCCCTCCCAGCCAAATATGCGGCGGGCGGTAGGGTTAACCAGCACCACGTTCATGCTGGTATCGAGCAAAATCGCGCCATCGGCAATGGTCGACACCAGGGTTTCGAGCTTGGCTTTTTCGGCAGTCATCTCTTCGATGTTCTGCTCTTCGTAGCGCTCTAGTCGCTCAGCCATATCGTTGAAGCTGTAGATCAGCTCCCCCAGTTCTCCGCCTAAGGGCAGATCGATGCGCTGCCTAAAGTTGCCCGCCGCAATATTTTTCACCCCCACCAGCAGCTCTTTGATCGGCTGAGTAATGGTGAGGGCATTAAAGACAGCTCCCAAAATCACCATCACCCAGATCGAGACAAATACCGCAATCGTGACATCGCGGGTGAGGTGGGAGGAGGCAACAACAGTCGGATTGGGGTTGATGCCCAGGGCCAACACGCCCAAATGCTTGCCGTTGTAGTTGAGCGGCACAAAGACATCGGTGACTTCTCCCGCTGGGGTCAGGTGCTGCCGCACCATCGGCTTGCCAGTATTGCGAGCATAGTCTTCGGGCAGCTGCATACGCCGCCGCAGCGTGAGGGAGTTTTGAACGGCTGCTTCAGAAAACGGAATGCCAAAGAAAATGCTGCCGTCTTCGTCGGCATAGAGCATGTAGCGAACGCTAGAGGTGCTCTGGTAAAAGCTGTAGGAGAAGCGGGCCAGCTCGGTGCGGTTGTTTTCGCTGACCAGAGGGGCGACGTTGGCCGCGAGCAGCAGCCCTAGGTCACTGCCAAAGCGGGTGTCGTTGAGGCGGGCATCTTGCTGAATTGTGTTAACCGCCCAGAAGGTCAAGCCACTCATGATCAGAGACACCACGAGGGTGGCCCCGGCCATTAACCGGGTCTGGAGGGTGAAGTCGCCCCACCAGCGCACGATGAGTTCTCGGATTTTTTTGAGTAGCTCAATCAAGACGGTTCAGGGTTAAGGATGCAAGTGCCTTTATTCTGGCACGATCTTTGACAGTTGCTGCCCTGGCACGCCAATTGGCTGCCTGATAAAGGGAGGGAATCTGCTGTCGCTACCGAGCCTTCACCCGATGACCAATGTCCCGCCGGTAGTACATGCCGTCGTAGCTGATGCAGGCGGCGGCGGCGTAGGCATTTGCGATCGCACCTTCAAAACTATCCCCGACCCCAGTAATGCCCAACACCCGACCGCCATCGGCTATCGTCTCCCCCTTCAGCTTGCGAGTCCCGGCATGGAACACTAGCGCCCCCGTTTCTTCAGCAGCGTCTAGCCCAGAGATAGCCATACCCTTGCGATGGGTGTCTGGATAGCCCTCAGCAGCAGCTACCACACAAGCCGCGGCCCCCGGCTTCCACTCTAGCGGCGGAAACGACTCCAGACGGCCTTCTACACAGGCCAACATCAGGTCAGCTAGGGGAGTTTCTAGCAGCGGCAGGATGGCCTGAATTTCAGGATCACCAAAGCGGCAGTTAAACTCCACTACCTTGGGATCGCCCTCCGGCGTGATCATCAGCCCAGCATAGAGCACACCTCGGTAGTCAATCCCTTGATCCTTAACCGCCTGCAGCGCAGGCTCTAGGATTTCTCGCTGCACCCGCTCCATCAAGTCTGGGGTGACGATAGGAGTAGGGGCATAGGCTCCCATACCGCCCGTATTAGGGCCTGTATCGCCCTCGCCAATAGTCTTATGATCCTGGGCTGGCAGTAGCAGTCGCAAGGTTTGACCATCGGTCACCGCCAGTACGGAGGCTTCTTGACCGATCAAAAACTCTTCGATCACCACCCGCTCTCCAGCAGCGCCAAATTTGCCGCTAAAGGCGGCCTCAATGGCGGCTGTCGCCTCATCTAGGCTATGGGCCACGGTTACCCCTTTGCCTGCGGCCAAACCGTCTACCTTAACCACAATAGGGAAACCCTGGTGCTGCACAAACGCCAGAGCCGACGCCGCGTTGG
The window above is part of the Pseudanabaena sp. FACHB-2040 genome. Proteins encoded here:
- the ileS gene encoding isoleucine--tRNA ligase: MTDTKSYKETVLLPQTAFDMRANSTKREPEIQKYWADHQIYEKLAQENPGDLFVLHDGPPYANGSLHIGHAMNKILKDTINKYQLLQGRKVRYVPGWDCHGLPIELKVLQAMDSKERQGLTPINLRRKAAAFALQAIDEQRDSFKRYGVWGDWEQPYLTLKPEYEAAQIGVFGEMYLKGYIYRGLKSVHWSPSSQTALAEAELEYPEGHISPSIYAAFPMVSASDTAKAALEPYLAELGVAIWTTTPWTIPANLAVAVNPDLTYAVVEVESAHPFRYLIIAKDLVERMTQVLGTGLTVKAELKGAALEHSTYRHPLFDRVSPILIGGDYVTTESGTGLVHTAPGHGEEDFRVGQRYGLPVLSPVDERGNMTAEAGQFEGLNVLKDANPAVIEAMEKAGSLLKHEPYPHKYPYDWRTKKPTIFRATEQWFASVEGFRDEALQAIKTVEWIPAQGENRITSMVADRSDWCISRQRSWGVPIPVFYDEETGEPLLNAETIAHVQQLFAEHGSDIWWERPESELLPEPYRSNGRAYRKGTDTMDVWFDSGSSWAAVAEQRAELHYPVDLYLEGSDQHRGWFQSSLLTSVATHGQAPYKQVLTHGFVLDEQGRKQSKSLGNVVDPRIVIEGGKNQKQEPPYGADVLRLWVSSVDYSSDVPLGKNILKQLSDVYRKIRNTARFLLGNLYDFDPAKDAVPYDQLPELDRYMLHRMTEIFGDVQDAFESYQFFRFFQTVQNFCVVDLSNFYLDIAKDRLYISEADSFRRRSCQTVLAIAIENLARAIAPVLSHMAEDVWQNLPYSTPYQSVFQAGWVKLEKVWQQPQLAQSWTQLRAIRQEVNKVLEQARTGKAIGSSLEAKLLLYVPDLELRQALTAMNPADSIAPGSAHVDELRYLFLVSQVELLESADALKELPYRSEADFLGVGVVDAEGAKCDRCWNYSTQVGQNAEHPAICERCVEVLLGKF
- the nblS gene encoding two-component system sensor histidine kinase NblS; this encodes MIELLKKIRELIVRWWGDFTLQTRLMAGATLVVSLIMSGLTFWAVNTIQQDARLNDTRFGSDLGLLLAANVAPLVSENNRTELARFSYSFYQSTSSVRYMLYADEDGSIFFGIPFSEAAVQNSLTLRRRMQLPEDYARNTGKPMVRQHLTPAGEVTDVFVPLNYNGKHLGVLALGINPNPTVVASSHLTRDVTIAVFVSIWVMVILGAVFNALTITQPIKELLVGVKNIAAGNFRQRIDLPLGGELGELIYSFNDMAERLERYEEQNIEEMTAEKAKLETLVSTIADGAILLDTSMNVVLVNPTARRIFGWEGRDLDQGNALDHLPSEVRVQLTRPLFQAVAGQSEGMEFRISLHEPSVRTIRILLNTVLDQARENVKGIAITVQDITREVALNEAKAQFISNVSHELRTPLFNIKSFIETLHEYGEDLSDHERQEFLETANHETDRLTRLVNDVLDLSRLESNRQYPLTSVEVVPTVEQILRTYQLNARDKQIELGHEIEPDLPPVLGNYDLLLQVFGNLVGNALKFTRAGGKVLLRAYSLPCLEAGHGRSSSIRIEVSDTGIGIAPEDQQAIFDRFFRVENRVHTLEGTGLGLSIVKNIIEKHSSQVHLVSEVGVGTTFWFDLIVYMPDSPFSHVNTQAEGPNKEKAGDAIALAPSP
- the purD gene encoding phosphoribosylamine--glycine ligase, whose protein sequence is MKALVVGSGGREHALAWKLLQSPKVSEVVCIPGNGGTAALPRCRNVGMGVNDFEGIARFALVNNFPLVVVGPEQPLADGIADFLQQQGLKVFGPTQTGAQIEASKAWSKALMAQAGIPTAQSEVFTNAASALAFVQHQGFPIVVKVDGLAAGKGVTVAHSLDEATAAIEAAFSGKFGAAGERVVIEEFLIGQEASVLAVTDGQTLRLLLPAQDHKTIGEGDTGPNTGGMGAYAPTPIVTPDLMERVQREILEPALQAVKDQGIDYRGVLYAGLMITPEGDPKVVEFNCRFGDPEIQAILPLLETPLADLMLACVEGRLESFPPLEWKPGAAACVVAAAEGYPDTHRKGMAISGLDAAEETGALVFHAGTRKLKGETIADGGRVLGITGVGDSFEGAIANAYAAAACISYDGMYYRRDIGHRVKAR